The genomic region AAAAGCAACCTAGCCTCATTTACCCAAGTAACAACAAGCCATATATAAAAATCATTAGTGTGATATTTATAAAAAACACCTAGAAACATTCAACAAAAATACTTAACATGTTAATAATTAATCTTATTCCTATGCTTAGCAACAAGGCTGCTATAAGTCATATTTTCTACTAGGTAGGCAGATGATCATGAACACTATTACAAAACAGGATTTAACCACTCTCGCAGCACTGCAGCTTTGTCGTGCTGCCATCTATCATGCGGAGCAAATTGATATCCATATTTGCATCACTGTTGTCGACACTTCAGGTCGTAGCCTAGCGAGCGTCGCAATGAACAAAGCACCGCTTTTATCGCAAGCCATTTCCCATAAAAAAGCCATCACTTCTGTATCATTTGGCATACCAAGCAAAGAGTGGCAAACCCGACTCGCACAAAGAAATAACACCTTACTAGCCTTACAAAGCGAGCCAGATTTCACCTTTTTAGGTGGCGGATTGCCTATTTTACTTGATGCTTGCCTGGTTGGTGCAATTGGTATTTCTGGTGGTAGTGAACAGCAAGATATTGACTGTGCGAACGCGGCAATCACCAACCTAAACTAATCAGCTTATTTAAATAGGAGCTTCCATGACCTCAGCTTTGAGTAAATTAACCATCCCATTACTTGGCTATTTGGTCGCGTTTGGGCCGCTTTCTATTGATATGTATTTGCCAAGTTTACCGACTATCGCCAATAACTTAGGCACCACGGACCAACTAATACAAACAACGATTACGGTATTTTTGCTTGGAATGGCAATCGGCATGCTCATTTTTGGCCCTTTATCCGATATGTTAGGCCGAAAACGCTTACTGTTAATTGGGATAGGGTTTTATTTTTTGAGTAGTATTGGTTGCGCCATGGCGTCGACAGGCGAGAGCCTTATTCTATTTCGTTTCCTACAATCATTAGGAGGCGCTGCAGCGGCCGTTCTGGGTAGAGCGTTAGTGAGAGACTTGTATGAATTAAAGCGAGCAGCCAATATCCTTTCACACATGCATATCATTTCAATGATGGTCATGCTGGTATCACCCATACTCGGAGCTTACATTGTTAGCTATTTTGAATGGCGTTGGATCTTTTATTTCTTAGCCTTGTTCTCAATGATCGCCTTTATTGGAAGCGCGTTGTTATTACCAGAAACAAAGTCCAGCTCAACGATAAAGCCAAGCTTGCGTCATTATTGTAACAACTACATTGACTGCCTGCACGCACCATTGTTGGTCCAATATGTACTGACCAACGCTTTTTCATTCGCGGGAATGTTTGCCTTCATTGCAACATCCGCTTTTGTGTATATCGAGTACTTTCACCTTTCAGAAACCCATTATGCGATGTTATTTTCCGCCAATATTGTCGCTATCATTATCGCCACTTTACTCAACTCATATCTCAGTAAACGTTATAGTGTCAGCGTCGCATTAAACGTAGCGGTTGCTATCTCTTTTATGGCGACACTGATCATCTGGGGAATGTATGGCTTTAATGGGACACCCATTCTCTTATTTGTCATCGCTACCATGCTTTACATCAGTGTCACTGGCGCGATTGGTGCAAACAGCTTAGCCACCTTATTTGAATTATTACCAGAAAAGGCAGGTACGGTGTCTGGGCTATTAGTAGCCGCTCAATTTGCGATGGGGAGCTTCATTAGTTATGTGGCGAGCTTATTGTTCGATGGCACACCAGGAAGCCTTTCAATCATCATGGCCAGCTGCGGCACCCTGTGTGCAGCGTTTTATTTAAGTACACGCATAGGTAAATAAAACCACCTAGCTTTCAAAACGCTTGTTATAGACCTCTAACGTAAGACTCAAAATTTGGCGTCTTACGCAATAGTGCTGGCGCAATTTGCAACTGATCAATTCAAGCTTTCTCTTACACTTGTTCGATATTAACGACAACGACAGAGGAATCAACATGATACTTAAAACAGCACTTATTACAGGTGGAGCTACATTGATAAATTCCACTGGTTGCTCAGAAAAACTCTGTTAACAGGATAACTCGAATCAAAAGCTACTATCCAAAACCAAATGTCGTGATGCAATATAAAATCAAAGCGAATATGATGAAAAAGAGAAAAATATGAATGTGCTAATTTTTGGTGCTAGCGGCATGGTGGGACAAGGTGTCATGCATGAATCACTTCTTGCATCTGATGTAGATAACATCTTTGTGGTCGGAAGACGTTTATTACCTGAAAATAATAAACGGGTCACACAGATTATCAGTGAAGATTTTAAAAACCTACCTCACACCCTAGATGGATTAGCAAAGATAGATGCCTGTTTTTTTTGTCTAGGCCAATCTTCATCAGGTATGATGGAGAAACAATATCGAGCCATCACCTTTGATTTGACGATGTCGGCGGCTAAAGCTTTACAACCAAACAATCCAGATATGACCTTTGCTTATGTCTCTGGTGCAGGGACTGACAGTACTGAAAATGGTAAAAGTATGTGGGCTAGGGTGAAAGGTAAAACGGAGAACGCCTTGTTAAAAAGCAACTTCGCCAACGTCTATCTGTTTCGCCCAGCCATTATCCAACCGCTAAACGGTATTCGTTCTAAAACAATGAGTTATCGGATAATCCATCAACTGATGACGCCACTATTTCCATTATTAAAACACTACTTTCCTAACCACATTTTAACCACCCGCGATATTGGTGTGGCAATGTTAAATACAGTACGACTGGGCTATAAAAGCCAAATATTAGAAGTTAAAGATATTGCAAACCTAGCAAGACAATAACTTCCTTCAAAGCTCGACACATACTCTTCGCCAGTAAACATGTATCAGCACTAATTGAATACCATGCAGACAGGGCTTCCTGTAATAAAACACTGACTGGTTTCCTGCAACAAGCCAGTTTCTGGCATAACAGCAAAAGTAATAATATTGTCGCTGTCTTCATTAAGTGCATATAACCACTTGCCATCGGGACTAAGCGTAATAAAACGTGGGGTTTTGCCTTGGCCACTGATTGTTTGAATGAGCGTTAAACTGCCCGTCTCGGAATCAATTTTCATAACTGCTATAGCATCAGCACCTCGATGGCTTGAATAAAGCGTTTTGCCCATCATATCAAGAGTAATACCTGACGCTCGACTGTTTCCAGTGAAACGATCTGAGAGCCCACTGAGAATTTGAAACGGAACCAACGCTCCAGTTTTGTTGTCAAATTCGTATGCTGTTATGGTTGAATCAAGCTCATTAACAACATAAGCCCATGGTTTAGTTGTATGGAAAACAAGATTCCTCGGGCCGGACGTTTCTCGGCAATCTACCTCGGTCAAGTGAGTAGAATCAAGCTGACCATTCTTAAATTCGTATAAGAAAATCTTATCCAAACCTTTATCCGGAACGACAACAAATCTACCACTTGGGTCAAATGGATTGAAATGAGGTTTTGAAAACGGCTGCTCTTTTCGATGGGGCCCTGGCTCACCAGCAAGCTGAATCAAGTGTGACCTTTCTAGCAATCCACCTTCTGCATTTATTGGTAGGACCGCCAAACTACTTGTTATGTGGTTCGATACAACAAGGTGCTTTTCATTTTGCGATAGTGCCAAATGGACAGGATTTAGCCCACCTGTATCTTGTGTATTTAAATGAGTTAGTTTTCGGCTATTGGCATCGAATTTAAATACGCTAACCTCAGAACCGTCACCATGAACAATGTATAAGCGATCACCTGCTTTATTAATGACTAAGTAAGAAGGATTCGTTAACCCTTTTTCAAGGTGAACTAACTTTAGAGAACCGTCTATTTCGTTATAGGATACGAGGCTAATACCTTCACCTCTAGCATTTCGCTCCTTCGTTGTGCGACAGCCAATAAATGCCAGCATTCCCTACTCCTCCACTTGAGGTGCAACAGACGCACCTTTTATACCATTGCGAATCAAAGCCTCGGCAACAAATCCTGTTCGTTTAACATCTTCAACGAAATCAGCAAGGTATTGAGCAGCTAAATCACCACGACTTACTGGTACGCCCATAGCCTGTTGAATCAACATAAAATTACCAGATAAAAGCCGATGATTAGGGAAACGCTGAAGATCAGATTCCAGTTGTTGTGTAACACCTGCAGCAACTTCACATTGATTCTGAACAAAAAACTCGACGACCTTGGGCGATGTAGGTGCACGAACAATACTCGCGCTTTTTAGGTTACGAGTCAGATAAAGATCATAAGCACTTCCTTTCCCCACAACAATGCGATTTCCTGATTGGTCTACCTCTTCAATTGTCTGTAATTCAGACGCTTCTGGCACAAGATAACTGCCTGTAATATGAACATACGCTGCACTAAAATTAACTCCCACACCACGAAGCGGATCTATTGCAAAAAAGCCAATATCTGCGTCTTCAGATGTCACAGCCTCTACCGACTCTCCCGCTGAGTTGAAAACAACCCATTCAATCTCAAGCCCTAGTCGCCTAGCAAACTCTTTAGCTAGGTCTACCGACACTCCAGATGGAGGTTGATTACCCACTTCCGCTTTAGCAAGAATAGGGTTACCTAAATTAATCGACACTCTCAAATGTCCTGTAGGAGCGAACCTGTCTTTTATTTCTTGTAAATTATCCATGTACTGTCCCTTGGAAGCGTGTATTGCAGTGATTCATTAAAAGCCAGCCCCATTCGCTAGAGTAAGAAAATGAACTGGCTTGCCACTTAATTATTTTCGATGGTTCGCTTTAAAATCAAAGGAAGCACTCCACCTACCCTTAACAATTCCAACTCAAGTTGTGTTTCAATGGCAGCCGTAGCCACGATTAACTCATCAGCCGCGTTTGCTCGGATGATTTTTACCTCCACAGCACCACGACAAGATAGCATTTTATGATCAGCATTCACTTGAATTTGATCACCCGGCTGGATAGATAAACTTGCAGAACTGACTCCAACAGGAAAACAAAGCGGTAAAATTCCCATCCCGATTAGATTAGATCGATGAATGCGTTCAAAGCTCACGGCAATCACAGCCCTCACACCCAGTAAACGTTGCCCCTTCGCAGCCCAGTCACGTGAGGATCCCATGCCATAACGTTCACCGGCCAAAATAACCACCGAGTCACCCGCCGCTCGATATTGATCTGCAACGTCGGAAATAGGTGCTACTGTATTGCTTGGTACGTGTAATGTATGAGCAACAGGCACATCTGGAACGAGAAGATTCACCAGCGTCTTACTATGAAAAGCGGCCCGCATCATAACCTCCCAATTCCCTCGGCGCGATGCAAATACATTCAGATCATTGCGATCATCTCCACGCTCAACCAAGAAGTCGGCCACCAAGCTATCTTTCGGAATCGCACTGGCCGGAGAAATATGGTCGGTAGTAACATCATCACCAACTACCAGCAATGGGTAAGCGGTAAAGTCACCTAAAAGAGTGCCTTCATCACAAGAGGCAAATGGCGGCCGACGCAAAATCGTAGACTCTTCTGCCCAAGGGAAACAATCTGATTCAGGTGCAACCAAAGACATCCACAGTGGATTTTTAGAAGCAATGTCAAAGTCATTTTTGAAATCAATGGTCTGCAAGCCTTTGGCTAGAGCAGCATTGACTTCATCATGCGATGGCCATAAGTCTTTTAGATAAACAGCCTCTCCCGTTTTTGAATACTGCAGCGGGGAATTCGCCAAATCAATTTCAGCATTTCCAGCTAATGCGGCTGCGATAACCATTGGCGGCGACATAATAAAACCTAAATCGACATCTGGGTGAATTCTTCCCGGAAAGTTTCGGTTACCTGAGAGAAAGGCCACTGGCCGAATTTCCTCCCTCTCCAACGCGGTTGAAATTTTGCTTGTCAAGGGACCAGAGTTACCGATGCAGGTTGTACAACCAAAGCCAACAACCCCAAAACCCAATATTTCTAGCGCTTCAAGCAGACCGGCTCGCTTTAGGTACGAAACCGCCGCTGGAGATCCAGGAGCCAGAGACGTTTTGATCCAGTCAGGTATCGATAGTCCAAGTAAAACTGCTTTTTTAGCAAGTAATCCTGCTGCAACCAGAAGCGCTGGCGATGACGTATTTGTACAACTCGTAATAGCAGCAACCGCAACAGGAAAGACTGGTAACTCACCACTTGTTCCTTTAGGGGATGGCTCTATATTACGCAATGCTGATGGAATCTGATCAAGAGTTAAAATATCTTGGGGCCTTCTAGGACCAGCGGCATGCAAACCAATTTGACTCAAGTTAATTTCAAGCAATCGACTGTATTCAGGGTTAGCATTCTCATCGAACCACAAGCCAACCTCTTTCATATAACTTTCAATAAGAGCCAGCTGTTCGTCACTGCGACCTGTATTTTTCAAATAAGTCAGGGTATTTTCATCAACAGGAAAGTAACCAGTAGTTGCTCCATACTCAGGAGCCATATTGGCAACCACCGCCCTAGAATCAGCACTTAATGTTTTAACACCAGGGCCAAAAAACTCGACGAACTCGCCGGTAACACCAATCGCTCTTAATCGATTTGTGACAGTTAAAGCAAGGTCAGATGCTTGAATTCCAGGTGCTAACTCTCCAGTTAATTTGACGCCAACGACATCAGGAATTCTAAGCATAGTCGGCATGCCAAACATCACGGTTTGAGCTTCAAGTCCGCCAACCCCCCAACCCAGAACGCCAATTCCATTAATCATTGGGGTATGACTGTCTGTGCCAAGCATCATATCTGGAACAAGAAAATCTCGACCATCTATCTCCTCTTCATAAACAACTGTCGCAAGCTGCTCTAAGTTGATAGTGTGCATAATGCCAGTCCCTGGCGGATGAATAGTCACATTCCCCAATGCCTTTGCTGCCCAACGAAGAAATCTATATCTTTCACTATTCCTTCTAATCTCATGAGCCATATTTGTATTGGCGGCATCTTGCTCAGCAAACGCTTCAACAGCGAGTGAGTGATCAATAGACACATCCACATGCAACAGTGGCGTGAGTGAAGTCGGGGGTACTCCTTTCTCTCGCAATGTGTCACGCATCGCAGCTATATCAACCAATGCAGGTGTGCTGGTTGTATCATGCATTAAAACTCGGCCTGGCTGGAAAGGGATTTCCGCATGGCTTGTATGCTTTTCAAGCCAGCCAATAATTGCGCAAGCCCCTTCTTTCAACTCATCTTCAGATGCATTACGACAGAGGTTTTCAAGCAGCAAACGCAAAACGACAGGCAATCTATCAACAACGTCGCCAAAAGCTGCTCGAGGATTTACTACGGAGTACTTTTTGTTTGCTACAGTAATATTTGTAATTAGCTTATCGCTAACACTAACAGCTAAATCACTCATGATTTTTTCTTCCTGGTAATCTGAGATTTAATGGACCACAAAATCAACAAAACACATACGGCAAGAGCCGTAGCTGTAATTGGTCTTGTCACAAAGACAGAGAAATCTCCTCTGAAAATAAGCATTGTCCTACGGAAGTTTTCTTCAAGCGGTTGACCTAATACCATCCCTAAAATTAGGGGAACGACATCCAGCTTTAATAACCAAGCGATATAGCCAATTGCGCCAAAAATAAGCAGTAGATATATGTCAAATACATTGTAATGAGTACTAAAAACCCCAATACAAGTGAACAGCAAGATTCCCGGAAATAACCATTGATACGGAATACTAAGGAGACGAACCCAAAAGCCAATTAAAGGAATATTCAAAACAAGCAACATTAAATTACCAATAAAAAAGCTCACAATTAATCCCCAAAATAATTCAGGGTTAGTACTCATTACCATTGGTCCTGGCTGAATACCTTGAACTACCAATCCAGCTAAAAGCAGCGCCATAATGGCATCACCAGGAATACCTAAAGTGAGTGTTGGGATAAACGCAGTACCTACACCGGCATTATTACAAGCTTCTGGCGCTGCCAAACCTTCAATCGCGCCCTTACCAAATTTTTCAGGATGTTTCGAAACTCTTTTTTCGACTGCGTAAGCAATAAAAGTCGCCATGCCTCCACCAGTTCCGGGTAAAGAGCCAAAAAACGCCCCAATTCCTGATCCACGCAGCATCGCACCCGATGACTGCTTCATATCTTCTTTTGTTGGTATCTGATCACGCATTCCAAACTTTTGTTTCACTGGACTTACCGCAATAGTTCCAGCACTTCTCATCACTTCAGCAATAGCAAAAACCCCCATTGCTACAACAATTAAACCAATACCTTCTGACAAATCTGGATAGCCAAACGTAAAACGTTCAATACCACTATTTACATCAGTTCCCACACAGGAAATGATCAGACCAATAACCATCATTGCGAGACCCTTAACAGCAGACCCCTCACCTACAGTCGAAGCAGAAACAAGCCCCAACAGCATCAAGCCAAAATACTCTGGAGGTCCAAAGCTAAATGCAGCTGCAGCCAGCAGAGGAGCAAACAACATCAAAAGTAAAATCCCAACCGTAGAACCCCAAAAGGAAGCGATACACTTAATGAATAATGCCACGCCACCGCGCCCTTGTTTTGCCATAGGATAGCCATCCAAAACATCTACTGCCGCTGCAGGATGGCCAGGAACGCCTAAAAGTATTGAACATGTCCCTCCACCATAATCCGCTCCAAAGTAGACACCGGCGAGCATAATCAAGGCACCAGTTGGGTCTAAGTGATACGTTAGTGGTAAAAGAAGGGAGATTGTAATAAGTGACCCCAAACCTGGAATAACACCAACTAAGGTCCCCAAAAACACACCGACAAAACAATACCAGAGGTTAGCAAGCGTAAATGCTTCATTAACACCTATAGAAAGGTGGCTTACAAAATTCGATAAAATATCCATAAATCACCAAAAGGCAGGCATGTTCATCTGAAGGAAGTATGAAAATACAACCCATGAAATAAAGCAGAAGCTAATGATCAGGTATAAAGTGAGCTTTAAATTAAAACGCTTATCCGCTAATGAAGCGATAAACACTAACAACGTGGTTGCCACAATTAAACCGAGTTTGGTTATAGTCAATGCGAACGCCAAAACAGCTAAAGCAACGGGAATCACTTTTCTCCAGCTTATCTTTCGCTCTGGCTCTTCAGAAGATACTCCAAACTGAGAAGAGACTGCGGTTACACCACCTAGAATGATCAGAATAATAGACAATACAAAAGGCATATAACCAGGCCCCATACTTTGAATTGTCCCCATTCGATATTGATTATGTGAATAAAGAGCAACGACTGTTCCAATAATCAACAGAACAAGTCCTGCCCATAGATCTCGTGATAATTTCATATTTTTATCCCGACAAGGTCAGTCCATACTAAATGAACTGACCTACTAAATTACTGAATAGTGATGTTTGCTTGATCAACGATATCGGCGAAAACAGCTCGTTCAACTTTTAGAAAGTCAGAAAATTGATCTATGCTTAATGGTGCAGGCTTACCACCTATATTATTTAACTTCTCCGATAGTTCAGGATTTTTTAAAGCGGCAACAACGGCCGAGTTAATTTTTTCAAGAACCTCTCTAGGCGTTCCTGCTGGCGCAAACATACCAAACCAATTTTCTAGGCTATATTGAGCAAGGGGGGGATATTCATTCACAGCAGGGATTGATTTATCAAAATCCGCTCTAAGCTCTGATGTCACAGCAAGTGCCTTGACTTTACCATTTTGCATAAAACTGCGTGCCGCGGTGTAACTTACAAATGTTGCGTCCACCATTCCTGAAGAAACATCAACAAGCTGTTTAGAGGCGCCTTTATATGGGATTTGAGTCATATCAATCCCTGCCATCATTTTCAATAACTCACCGTCTAAATGTTGAACATTACCTGTTCCACTAGTCGCATAAGTTAGCGTATTGGGGTGTGCTTTTGCGTAAGCAACAAACTCTTCAACATTATTTACAGGCAACCTTGGGCTAACAACAAATACATTTGGGATCTTTGTAACAAGCGTAATTGGAGCCAAGTCTTGCGCTGGCGAATACTGCATTTTAGATTTATAAACAAACTCGTTTATCGCAGTTTCTCCGGCAGATCCCAACAAAAGGGTATAGCCATCTGGCTCCGCTTTAGCCACCGCATTCGCACCAATCATGCCACTTCCACCTGGTTTATTATCCACAATGACATCCTGCCCAAGACTTTCTCTTAAGCTAACAGCGATAATTCGAGCAACAGTATCAACACCACCCCCTGGGTTGAACGGAACCACTATATTGATAGATTTACTTGGGTAAGTATCGGCAAACGTCATCAGCGACACTGTAGACATAGCAACACACACACCCATTTTCACGAGATTTTGTACTTTTTTTATCATTATCAAATCCTCTGCATCAGCTCATATAGGAATCACAATATTGCACATTAAAACACAAAAATGCAATAATACATCTATAAATTTCTTACGCAATCATTGCCAACCTAAAGATAAAAATGAGCTAAACATAATAATTTAAAGACATAAAACAACTTATAAACCTAATAATGAACTCCCCCCACACTAGAAAAATGTTTTTATAATCATATAAATACAACTTTTGTCGCTTTTTAATCACCACAAGAATCACTTTCTGAAATAATACCTGTTAAACTTTCGCCCAATGGGCCAGAATTTTGTAATTTGGAGATAGCAATGAGCACCAGAGACAGTGGAGTTCGCAAGAAACTCTCTATAATGATTCTGCAAGATATTCTTTCTGGAAAACGAGAGTTAGGCGGACATCTAAACGCTAAGACAATTGCAGAAGACTACAATGTGTCACGAACACCAGTACGCGATGCACTTATGGAACTTGAAGAGCACAAAGTTGTTAGCAGAGCCCCCAATAAAGGTTTTTTTGTTGCAGATAACTTACCAGACTCAGTCCATAATTGGGTTAAGTCAAAACTCGAAAATGAAACCGACGATTACCAACAGTTAGCGGATGATTGGTTAACAGATTCAATTCCAGACACTCTGACGGAACAGTATGTAAGAGACAGATATAATTGGACAAAGTCAAAAGCACTATCCATATTAAATCGCGCAACAAAAGAAGGCTGGGCTGAGCGCAACCCTGGTTACGGCTGGAAACTATTACCTGTTGCTAAAACAACCGAATCTTTTAGCGAACTTTACCGTTTTAGAGCGGCTATTGAACCAGCCGCATTACTTGAACCCACTTTCAGACTTGACAGACAAGTAACACAAAAGCTCCGAGATGTTCAAAACAGGATACTTGACTCTACAGTAGGAGAAATTTCTGACAGTTTAATCCTGGAATATGGCGCTAATTTTCACGAAGAACTGATTAAACTTTCAGGTAATCCTTACTTCTTAATGGCGCTTCAAAGAGTCAATAAAATGAGAAAATTAATGGAGTATAAAGCCCAAATAAATAGAGAGCGGCTCGTTACAAATTGTTCCGAACACTTGGAAATTTTAGATATGCTTGAGCAAGGTGGCACATTAGAGGCTTCTTACCAATTAAAGCAACACTTAAGCAAAGCATTAGATAGAAAAGCAAGCAAAACTCGCTCTTGGGGCTAATTATCGGAAACTTTAATGGGACAAAGAGGCATAGCTATTATTTACAGCTTCAAAATCCAAATGGTGAAGTCACTAAGAAAACTACGAACGAGTCCTCTTGCTTCAGCATGTGAATAAAAGCCTGTTATTAGAGGTGAGTACCGACTGTGAATAGTAGTTCTATTGTCGAGGTGCTCAATAATAAAATACTGACTTTTAGATCATGCCCTCGGCAATCGCCCTAATTACCTACATCCATATAAACATACGGGTCTTTCAGGTGTAGTGGCATAGGATCTTCTAGAATAATTAGATCATTACAAACTTTGTCACTTAAGAGTTGAGTACAACGCATGGAATAATTGATTTTGATATTGAATGGCTCGATTTTCTGAATAGTGATCAATCGCCAATTGAGCTATGGACAGAAGTATTAGTCCTATAGAAATACCTCTCACAGTCGAATGCTTAGAGAAAAAAACAGCAAATAAAGATGAAACAATAATGCCAGCAGAAACACACTGATAAATCCGATATTTTCCGACTACCGTGTTAATACGTTGAAGTTCTGTTGTGAGAAGCTCAGTGGTATGACTGGCAGATAACCCAGATAGTAAAGTATTTCTTAGCTCAGCATCTCTGAACAGCAAAGAGATTGCCGTTGCAGAAAGCAGTAATCCAGAAGCGCTCACCGACCAACTTATTGATTTGATTAGATTACGTTGATATTTACGATTTAATAGAATAATACATGTAGATACCATGACCGATCCCACGATAATCGAAATCATTTCGTTTCGTTCGCCAAGGAAGTAGGCATTAATGGCGGATTGAATATTTTCCATATCTTTTCTCTATGGGGCTGTGTTGGCTATAAAAGTAGGGAGACCAAGTAGCTCTTTTATTTTGGGAATTGCTTTTTTTGTGGCTGCGTAACCAGCATTAATCGAATCAAGTTTTGCTTGATAATCGAAAAAACCTGAGGTTTTAGGCTCAAAATTAGGTTGAATCAATACGTCTGCGCTTTGAATTTCATTTTTAGATAGCTTACAAGCCATTATTCTAAAACTGTAAAAAGTAATTTCATCTCCTCCCATCGCTTGAGTAGGTTTTGGGGTATTGCCGCAGTAAATATCA from Marinomonas rhizomae harbors:
- a CDS encoding tripartite tricarboxylate transporter TctB family protein produces the protein MKLSRDLWAGLVLLIIGTVVALYSHNQYRMGTIQSMGPGYMPFVLSIILIILGGVTAVSSQFGVSSEEPERKISWRKVIPVALAVLAFALTITKLGLIVATTLLVFIASLADKRFNLKLTLYLIISFCFISWVVFSYFLQMNMPAFW
- a CDS encoding tripartite tricarboxylate transporter permease; this encodes MDILSNFVSHLSIGVNEAFTLANLWYCFVGVFLGTLVGVIPGLGSLITISLLLPLTYHLDPTGALIMLAGVYFGADYGGGTCSILLGVPGHPAAAVDVLDGYPMAKQGRGGVALFIKCIASFWGSTVGILLLMLFAPLLAAAAFSFGPPEYFGLMLLGLVSASTVGEGSAVKGLAMMVIGLIISCVGTDVNSGIERFTFGYPDLSEGIGLIVVAMGVFAIAEVMRSAGTIAVSPVKQKFGMRDQIPTKEDMKQSSGAMLRGSGIGAFFGSLPGTGGGMATFIAYAVEKRVSKHPEKFGKGAIEGLAAPEACNNAGVGTAFIPTLTLGIPGDAIMALLLAGLVVQGIQPGPMVMSTNPELFWGLIVSFFIGNLMLLVLNIPLIGFWVRLLSIPYQWLFPGILLFTCIGVFSTHYNVFDIYLLLIFGAIGYIAWLLKLDVVPLILGMVLGQPLEENFRRTMLIFRGDFSVFVTRPITATALAVCVLLILWSIKSQITRKKKS
- a CDS encoding epimerase codes for the protein MNVLIFGASGMVGQGVMHESLLASDVDNIFVVGRRLLPENNKRVTQIISEDFKNLPHTLDGLAKIDACFFCLGQSSSGMMEKQYRAITFDLTMSAAKALQPNNPDMTFAYVSGAGTDSTENGKSMWARVKGKTENALLKSNFANVYLFRPAIIQPLNGIRSKTMSYRIIHQLMTPLFPLLKHYFPNHILTTRDIGVAMLNTVRLGYKSQILEVKDIANLARQ
- a CDS encoding multidrug effflux MFS transporter yields the protein MTSALSKLTIPLLGYLVAFGPLSIDMYLPSLPTIANNLGTTDQLIQTTITVFLLGMAIGMLIFGPLSDMLGRKRLLLIGIGFYFLSSIGCAMASTGESLILFRFLQSLGGAAAAVLGRALVRDLYELKRAANILSHMHIISMMVMLVSPILGAYIVSYFEWRWIFYFLALFSMIAFIGSALLLPETKSSSTIKPSLRHYCNNYIDCLHAPLLVQYVLTNAFSFAGMFAFIATSAFVYIEYFHLSETHYAMLFSANIVAIIIATLLNSYLSKRYSVSVALNVAVAISFMATLIIWGMYGFNGTPILLFVIATMLYISVTGAIGANSLATLFELLPEKAGTVSGLLVAAQFAMGSFISYVASLLFDGTPGSLSIIMASCGTLCAAFYLSTRIGK
- the acnA gene encoding aconitate hydratase AcnA translates to MSDLAVSVSDKLITNITVANKKYSVVNPRAAFGDVVDRLPVVLRLLLENLCRNASEDELKEGACAIIGWLEKHTSHAEIPFQPGRVLMHDTTSTPALVDIAAMRDTLREKGVPPTSLTPLLHVDVSIDHSLAVEAFAEQDAANTNMAHEIRRNSERYRFLRWAAKALGNVTIHPPGTGIMHTINLEQLATVVYEEEIDGRDFLVPDMMLGTDSHTPMINGIGVLGWGVGGLEAQTVMFGMPTMLRIPDVVGVKLTGELAPGIQASDLALTVTNRLRAIGVTGEFVEFFGPGVKTLSADSRAVVANMAPEYGATTGYFPVDENTLTYLKNTGRSDEQLALIESYMKEVGLWFDENANPEYSRLLEINLSQIGLHAAGPRRPQDILTLDQIPSALRNIEPSPKGTSGELPVFPVAVAAITSCTNTSSPALLVAAGLLAKKAVLLGLSIPDWIKTSLAPGSPAAVSYLKRAGLLEALEILGFGVVGFGCTTCIGNSGPLTSKISTALEREEIRPVAFLSGNRNFPGRIHPDVDLGFIMSPPMVIAAALAGNAEIDLANSPLQYSKTGEAVYLKDLWPSHDEVNAALAKGLQTIDFKNDFDIASKNPLWMSLVAPESDCFPWAEESTILRRPPFASCDEGTLLGDFTAYPLLVVGDDVTTDHISPASAIPKDSLVADFLVERGDDRNDLNVFASRRGNWEVMMRAAFHSKTLVNLLVPDVPVAHTLHVPSNTVAPISDVADQYRAAGDSVVILAGERYGMGSSRDWAAKGQRLLGVRAVIAVSFERIHRSNLIGMGILPLCFPVGVSSASLSIQPGDQIQVNADHKMLSCRGAVEVKIIRANAADELIVATAAIETQLELELLRVGGVLPLILKRTIENN
- a CDS encoding ABC transporter substrate-binding protein, coding for MDNLQEIKDRFAPTGHLRVSINLGNPILAKAEVGNQPPSGVSVDLAKEFARRLGLEIEWVVFNSAGESVEAVTSEDADIGFFAIDPLRGVGVNFSAAYVHITGSYLVPEASELQTIEEVDQSGNRIVVGKGSAYDLYLTRNLKSASIVRAPTSPKVVEFFVQNQCEVAAGVTQQLESDLQRFPNHRLLSGNFMLIQQAMGVPVSRGDLAAQYLADFVEDVKRTGFVAEALIRNGIKGASVAPQVEE
- a CDS encoding GlcG/HbpS family heme-binding protein; protein product: MNTITKQDLTTLAALQLCRAAIYHAEQIDIHICITVVDTSGRSLASVAMNKAPLLSQAISHKKAITSVSFGIPSKEWQTRLAQRNNTLLALQSEPDFTFLGGGLPILLDACLVGAIGISGGSEQQDIDCANAAITNLN
- a CDS encoding lactonase family protein, coding for MLAFIGCRTTKERNARGEGISLVSYNEIDGSLKLVHLEKGLTNPSYLVINKAGDRLYIVHGDGSEVSVFKFDANSRKLTHLNTQDTGGLNPVHLALSQNEKHLVVSNHITSSLAVLPINAEGGLLERSHLIQLAGEPGPHRKEQPFSKPHFNPFDPSGRFVVVPDKGLDKIFLYEFKNGQLDSTHLTEVDCRETSGPRNLVFHTTKPWAYVVNELDSTITAYEFDNKTGALVPFQILSGLSDRFTGNSRASGITLDMMGKTLYSSHRGADAIAVMKIDSETGSLTLIQTISGQGKTPRFITLSPDGKWLYALNEDSDNIITFAVMPETGLLQETSQCFITGSPVCMVFN